The following are from one region of the Anaeropeptidivorans aminofermentans genome:
- a CDS encoding SLOG family protein, whose translation MKEISCCFTGHRIISLKDRIKIREILSSELDFLYAMGKRRFISGGALGFDQIAAQEVIFKKKKYPDMELIFVLPCKDQDKLWKESQQDEYMAMLSLADKIIYIQESYSKDCMRKRNRFMVENSSACVCFLKKQRGGTYQTVLYAVSEDIPIINIAQRL comes from the coding sequence ATGAAGGAAATAAGCTGCTGTTTTACGGGCCACAGGATAATTTCATTAAAAGATAGGATAAAAATAAGAGAAATCCTTTCATCAGAGCTTGATTTTCTTTACGCCATGGGAAAAAGGCGGTTTATTTCCGGCGGCGCTTTAGGCTTTGACCAGATTGCGGCTCAGGAAGTAATCTTTAAGAAAAAGAAATATCCTGATATGGAGCTTATATTTGTGCTTCCCTGTAAAGATCAGGATAAGCTCTGGAAGGAAAGTCAGCAGGACGAATATATGGCGATGCTTTCTCTTGCAGATAAAATTATTTATATTCAGGAAAGCTACAGCAAAGATTGCATGAGAAAAAGAAACCGGTTTATGGTAGAGAATTCTTCGGCCTGCGTATGCTTTTTAAAAAAACAAAGGGGCGGCACATACCAAACGGTGCTTTATGCCGTCTCAGAAGATATTCCCATCATAAATATTGCCCAAAGGCTTTAA
- a CDS encoding ABC-2 family transporter protein — translation MGDKKENLKRYLRLYKLYFQMDFRWLFRNFKISFIFILAEIIVCISSTVGVFLLGVKFGNIGGLSKYEVLFMLAYNTILNGLFSVFFSGNNVGHISRIIGRGQLEHMLIQPLSLKAQILTAGFMPVSGGGNLISGLMLLSISLLNLELAFSHLWFLKLGGSLIITTIFLLGLSYLASSFAFYAPVAGEEISYYVLNMTEQISSFPLNGMPKLVKTALITILPTGLMAWLPSMILLEKTPKGIGNFYPLFALIIVLALANIFFRKGMSHYVKYGINRYSATGHR, via the coding sequence ATGGGGGATAAGAAAGAAAATTTAAAAAGATATTTAAGGCTTTATAAACTTTATTTTCAAATGGATTTCAGATGGCTTTTCAGAAACTTTAAAATATCCTTTATCTTTATTTTAGCTGAAATTATTGTCTGTATTTCCTCTACTGTAGGGGTATTTCTCCTAGGGGTAAAATTCGGTAACATCGGCGGCCTTTCAAAATACGAGGTCTTATTCATGCTTGCCTACAATACGATTTTAAACGGGCTTTTTTCTGTGTTTTTTTCAGGGAATAATGTCGGCCATATCAGCAGAATCATCGGCAGGGGGCAGCTTGAGCATATGCTGATTCAGCCTTTGAGCCTAAAGGCTCAGATTCTTACGGCTGGCTTTATGCCGGTTTCAGGCGGCGGAAATCTGATTTCAGGATTGATGCTTTTGAGTATTTCGCTTTTAAATTTAGAGTTGGCCTTTAGCCACCTCTGGTTTTTAAAGCTCGGAGGAAGCCTGATTATCACCACGATATTTCTTCTGGGGCTTTCTTATTTAGCTTCGTCCTTTGCTTTTTACGCCCCCGTTGCAGGGGAGGAAATTTCTTATTACGTTCTTAATATGACGGAGCAGATTTCCTCCTTTCCCTTAAACGGAATGCCGAAACTTGTGAAAACGGCTTTGATTACGATTTTGCCTACGGGGCTCATGGCGTGGCTGCCTTCCATGATTCTTCTGGAAAAGACCCCCAAGGGCATCGGGAATTTTTATCCCCTTTTTGCCCTAATTATTGTTCTAGCTCTTGCAAATATATTTTTTAGAAAAGGAATGAGTCATTATGTCAAATATGGAATTAATCGATACAGTGCCACAGGCCACCGCTAA
- a CDS encoding ABC transporter ATP-binding protein yields MSNMELIDTVPQATANTAVKFENVSKYYTRLHGVTGKNFIKNLFKPEKTLIKALDNISFEIKKGEFVAYAGPNGAGKSTTMKIISAMLYPSSGAIEVLGFDPKKSRIELMRKIGVLFGNRTELWWDHPVKQSFEWKKVVWDIDDKVYEESLAMVTELFDLKEILKTYARELSLGQRMKADIAMMLLHQPELIILDEPTLGLDVSAKRRMINALKTVNSEKNTTIFVTSHDMDDLEEMARRIIMVSGGKLVFDGGFDGLRKLTGDLSRVKISSDLNINGLNIGKVISKEENTAEFEIDLSCISLPELLNKISLMKGIRDIEIKKAPIEQIIDTLYESWKCS; encoded by the coding sequence ATGTCAAATATGGAATTAATCGATACAGTGCCACAGGCCACCGCTAATACTGCAGTTAAATTTGAAAACGTATCTAAATACTATACGAGGCTTCACGGGGTAACAGGTAAAAACTTTATAAAAAACTTATTCAAGCCTGAAAAAACCTTGATAAAGGCTTTAGATAATATCAGCTTTGAAATAAAAAAGGGTGAATTTGTTGCCTATGCCGGCCCCAACGGCGCAGGAAAATCCACCACCATGAAAATCATATCGGCTATGCTTTACCCATCCTCAGGCGCTATAGAGGTTTTAGGTTTTGACCCGAAGAAAAGCCGCATAGAACTTATGCGGAAAATAGGGGTTCTTTTCGGGAACAGAACGGAGCTTTGGTGGGATCATCCTGTAAAACAAAGCTTTGAATGGAAAAAGGTCGTCTGGGATATTGACGATAAGGTCTATGAAGAAAGCCTTGCTATGGTTACGGAGCTTTTCGACCTGAAAGAAATCCTTAAAACCTATGCCAGAGAGCTTAGCCTCGGCCAGCGAATGAAGGCCGATATTGCTATGATGCTCCTTCATCAGCCGGAGCTTATTATTCTTGATGAGCCTACTTTGGGCCTTGATGTTTCCGCCAAAAGAAGAATGATTAACGCCCTTAAAACCGTAAACAGCGAAAAAAATACCACAATTTTTGTAACAAGCCACGATATGGACGACTTAGAGGAAATGGCCAGAAGAATTATCATGGTTTCAGGGGGAAAGCTTGTTTTTGACGGGGGATTTGACGGCTTAAGGAAGCTTACGGGGGATTTATCCAGGGTAAAAATATCTTCGGACCTTAATATCAACGGTCTGAATATAGGCAAGGTCATATCCAAAGAGGAAAACACGGCAGAATTTGAAATTGATTTAAGCTGTATATCCTTGCCGGAGCTTTTGAATAAAATTTCCCTTATGAAAGGCATCAGAGATATTGAAATAAAAAAAGCCCCCATAGAACAGATAATTGATACCCTCTATGAAAGCTGGAAATGCAGTTAA
- a CDS encoding S-layer homology domain-containing protein: MKKLFFIALTAFLIQILSITAFASNTDFDDIPKGHWAYEYVNKMRSLNITEGVGDNNFGAGQSITKAEFTTFLCKLMNYEISSPETGSFSDNMDKSKWYFPYVETALNHGIITSENGQFFPLTNITRQEIAIMIIRALSLDELAKGLNKDGSPFHDVTENAGYITIAKDLGIVSGMGDNSFMPAAQATREQAAVMMIGMHNIMLKGTKDINGFYAIKSNSQKDVISMVDYTSFGWARLEAGAGDIFLNITSQNNNEYRIPEGFSDPYGMAKEKLIFVSVKDEDSRAIINDTALRQKAAVLIGDAVNNGITHNGNTLTFDGVVVDFETLKGSETKNSFNSFLRDLRGIVGNKKIFTAVHPERRTGLEYYNGYDFKTIGELSDKVILMAHDYNPKKLSADEMEQNLTTTPLSPINEIYYALKAITDKSTGVSDKSKIMLQLSFGTCQWKSINNKIINETPFTPDYDALISRIKTDPSAEIKYSKTYESPYIVFKNTLDGTDNIIWYEDTRSIAAKLKLARLFGIEDISLWRLGTIPDYEKEYYLNVKEYLFNN, from the coding sequence ATGAAAAAATTGTTTTTTATTGCACTTACCGCTTTTTTAATTCAAATATTGTCGATTACGGCCTTTGCCTCAAATACAGATTTTGACGATATACCCAAAGGTCACTGGGCCTACGAATATGTGAACAAAATGCGAAGCCTTAATATCACTGAAGGCGTTGGAGACAATAATTTCGGCGCAGGCCAAAGTATTACAAAAGCTGAATTTACAACATTTTTATGTAAACTTATGAACTATGAGATATCTAGTCCTGAAACGGGAAGCTTTTCCGACAATATGGATAAAAGCAAATGGTATTTTCCTTATGTTGAAACGGCACTGAATCACGGCATTATAACCTCTGAAAACGGCCAGTTTTTTCCTTTAACCAATATTACAAGGCAGGAAATCGCTATTATGATCATCCGCGCCCTTTCTCTTGACGAATTGGCAAAAGGGCTTAATAAAGACGGCTCTCCTTTTCATGATGTTACTGAAAATGCAGGCTATATTACCATAGCAAAAGATCTTGGCATTGTATCCGGCATGGGGGATAATTCCTTTATGCCTGCAGCCCAGGCCACTAGAGAACAAGCTGCCGTAATGATGATCGGAATGCATAATATTATGCTTAAAGGCACCAAAGACATCAATGGGTTCTATGCAATAAAAAGCAACAGCCAAAAAGATGTCATATCCATGGTGGACTATACAAGCTTTGGCTGGGCAAGGCTTGAAGCCGGAGCAGGCGATATTTTTCTTAATATTACCTCTCAAAATAACAATGAATATCGAATACCCGAAGGCTTCAGTGATCCTTACGGTATGGCAAAAGAAAAGCTTATTTTCGTATCCGTTAAAGACGAAGATTCCAGAGCTATTATTAATGATACGGCTCTCAGGCAAAAGGCGGCTGTCCTCATCGGGGACGCCGTAAATAACGGTATAACCCACAATGGAAACACCTTGACCTTTGACGGGGTTGTAGTAGACTTTGAAACCCTTAAAGGTTCTGAAACAAAGAATAGCTTCAATTCATTTCTCAGGGACTTAAGGGGTATCGTAGGAAACAAAAAAATATTCACAGCCGTGCACCCTGAAAGGCGTACAGGCCTTGAATATTATAACGGCTATGATTTTAAAACCATAGGAGAACTCTCCGACAAGGTCATCCTCATGGCCCACGACTATAACCCTAAAAAACTTTCGGCAGATGAAATGGAGCAGAACTTAACTACGACGCCCCTTTCTCCCATTAATGAAATTTATTATGCTCTAAAGGCCATTACAGATAAAAGTACAGGCGTTTCCGACAAGAGCAAAATAATGCTCCAGCTTTCCTTCGGTACATGCCAGTGGAAATCCATCAATAATAAAATTATCAACGAAACCCCGTTTACTCCCGATTACGACGCCTTAATCAGCCGTATAAAAACAGACCCATCGGCAGAAATAAAATATTCAAAAACCTATGAAAGCCCCTATATTGTGTTTAAAAACACTCTCGACGGCACAGATAATATTATCTGGTATGAAGATACAAGAAGCATTGCCGCAAAACTTAAGCTTGCCCGCCTTTTCGGCATAGAAGACATTTCCCTTTGGCGCCTCGGAACCATACCCGATTATGAAAAAGAATATTATTTGAATGTGAAGGAATATCTTTTCAATAATTAA
- a CDS encoding MalY/PatB family protein yields MKYDFDKIIERKGSFSVKWDMPPAPYPKDSLPLWVADMDFQCAKPIVDALHKRVDELIYGYTYYDSTELKNTVTGWYKKRYEWDVPAEDIFFSPGVVPAVALLINILSEEGDGIVIQRPVYYPFTFKIEHNNRKVVNNPLIYKDGKYTMDYEDLERKLSAPENKGLVLCSPHNPVGRLWTEEELKKVIDIAKKYNKWIISDEIHADLIRKGLKFIPLSKIAGDYKDQIITCTAPSKTFNLAGFHMSNLVIHSEEYKKAYLDILNNKLSVGGVNPLGVSAMIAAYTEGEEWLDQVIDYIDANVDYCMDFFKKELPKSVPIYIEATYLFWVDLSAYCKDPKALEEKMAKAKVALDEGYIFGEEGIGFERINVACPRSILADCLNRMKDVLLEG; encoded by the coding sequence ATGAAATACGACTTTGATAAAATCATTGAAAGAAAAGGCAGCTTTTCAGTAAAATGGGATATGCCCCCTGCCCCCTACCCTAAAGACAGTCTCCCTTTATGGGTGGCGGATATGGATTTTCAATGCGCTAAGCCTATTGTTGATGCCCTTCACAAAAGAGTCGACGAGCTTATTTACGGCTATACCTATTATGACAGCACAGAGCTTAAAAACACCGTAACAGGCTGGTATAAAAAAAGATATGAATGGGATGTTCCCGCTGAAGATATATTTTTCAGCCCTGGCGTTGTGCCTGCCGTTGCTCTTTTAATCAATATTCTTTCTGAAGAAGGAGACGGCATCGTTATCCAGCGCCCTGTTTACTATCCCTTTACTTTTAAAATAGAGCATAATAACAGAAAGGTAGTAAATAATCCTTTAATCTATAAAGACGGCAAATATACAATGGATTATGAAGACCTTGAAAGAAAGCTTTCCGCTCCTGAAAATAAAGGACTTGTTCTTTGCAGCCCTCATAACCCTGTGGGAAGGCTCTGGACGGAAGAAGAGCTTAAAAAAGTAATTGATATCGCTAAAAAGTATAATAAATGGATAATATCCGATGAAATCCATGCCGACTTAATAAGAAAGGGCCTTAAATTTATTCCTCTTTCAAAAATTGCAGGAGATTATAAAGACCAGATTATCACCTGTACGGCTCCTAGCAAAACTTTTAACCTTGCAGGCTTCCATATGTCAAACCTTGTTATTCACAGCGAAGAATATAAAAAAGCCTACTTAGACATATTAAACAACAAGCTTTCCGTAGGCGGCGTAAATCCTCTCGGGGTTTCCGCAATGATTGCCGCCTATACAGAGGGCGAAGAATGGCTTGACCAGGTTATTGACTATATTGACGCAAACGTGGATTACTGTATGGACTTTTTCAAAAAAGAGCTTCCGAAATCTGTGCCTATATATATTGAAGCAACTTATCTTTTCTGGGTGGACTTATCCGCCTATTGCAAAGACCCTAAAGCTCTTGAAGAAAAGATGGCAAAGGCCAAGGTTGCCCTTGACGAAGGATACATATTCGGTGAGGAAGGAATCGGCTTTGAGCGTATAAACGTAGCATGCCCAAGGTCCATTCTTGCTGATTGTTTAAACAGAATGAAAGATGTTCTTTTAGAAGGATAA
- a CDS encoding M20 metallopeptidase family protein produces MKMNELSKKYEDYVIGLRRELHMYPEISYEEKETNLVIKRELDSMNIPYEDVGDGYSLIAEIKCSEEGKSIGVRADIDALPMQELTDCSYKSKIDGVMHACGHDAHIAMLLGTAKVLSEIKDKLKGTIYLCFQSAEEIGKGAEPIINALNKKGGVSEFIGLHIWSLIDSGKIALIDGPVMAGVQSFEVKITGQGGHASRPDLCKDPVKPACDLALKLSSIPGNFYDALDNSVVHVGMVKAGTKSNIFPDDALITGGCRFYKDGGAEKIFSQIKRMAEGTALTYGVEAEVFDISLTPPTINHHEQVMKARKIVEQMEGLELDLEQERLAASDNFGTYLQSYPGFYGLLGAMNKEKGVIWPHHNSKFNLDEDVFVKGVEFFANYVYEFLSK; encoded by the coding sequence ATGAAGATGAATGAATTAAGCAAAAAATACGAAGATTATGTAATTGGCCTTAGAAGAGAGCTTCATATGTATCCGGAGATAAGCTATGAAGAAAAGGAAACAAACCTTGTTATAAAAAGAGAGCTTGATTCCATGAACATTCCTTATGAGGATGTAGGCGACGGATACAGCCTTATTGCGGAAATCAAATGTTCAGAAGAAGGAAAATCCATAGGCGTCCGGGCGGATATTGATGCCCTTCCCATGCAGGAGCTTACAGACTGCTCTTATAAATCAAAAATCGACGGCGTTATGCATGCCTGCGGCCATGATGCCCATATAGCAATGCTTTTAGGTACGGCAAAGGTTCTTAGTGAAATAAAGGATAAGCTGAAAGGCACAATTTATCTTTGTTTCCAATCTGCCGAAGAAATAGGAAAAGGCGCAGAGCCTATCATCAATGCCCTTAATAAGAAAGGCGGCGTGTCGGAATTTATAGGCCTTCATATATGGTCTTTGATAGACTCAGGGAAAATAGCTCTGATAGACGGCCCTGTTATGGCCGGCGTCCAAAGCTTTGAAGTTAAAATAACAGGGCAAGGCGGTCATGCTTCAAGGCCCGATTTATGCAAGGACCCTGTGAAACCGGCCTGTGACCTTGCTTTAAAACTATCTTCCATACCGGGAAATTTCTATGATGCATTGGATAACTCCGTTGTCCATGTGGGCATGGTAAAGGCAGGAACAAAATCAAATATCTTCCCTGATGATGCTCTTATTACAGGCGGGTGCAGGTTCTACAAAGACGGGGGAGCGGAAAAAATATTTTCACAGATTAAACGCATGGCAGAAGGCACTGCCTTAACCTACGGCGTAGAGGCGGAGGTATTTGACATCTCCCTTACGCCCCCCACTATCAATCACCACGAGCAAGTTATGAAAGCGAGAAAAATAGTAGAGCAAATGGAAGGCCTTGAATTAGACCTTGAACAGGAAAGGCTCGCAGCTTCCGATAATTTCGGAACCTATCTTCAAAGCTATCCCGGTTTTTATGGCCTTCTTGGCGCCATGAACAAAGAAAAAGGCGTTATCTGGCCCCATCATAATTCGAAATTTAACCTTGATGAAGATGTATTTGTAAAGGGTGTTGAATTCTTTGCAAATTATGTATATGAATTCTTAAGCAAATAA
- a CDS encoding AbrB/MazE/SpoVT family DNA-binding domain-containing protein, translating to MKSTGIVRKVDELGRVVLPVELRRTLNIDVKDPLEIFIDNDKIVLKKYEPADIFTGEMDDLIDYCGKKVSRSSIKEMAKIAGISLSE from the coding sequence ATGAAATCCACCGGTATTGTAAGAAAGGTTGATGAATTGGGAAGAGTTGTCCTTCCCGTAGAGCTTAGGCGAACACTGAATATTGACGTAAAAGACCCCTTGGAGATTTTTATCGATAACGATAAAATCGTTCTTAAAAAGTATGAACCTGCAGATATTTTTACAGGCGAAATGGACGATTTAATAGATTACTGCGGTAAAAAGGTAAGCCGAAGCTCTATAAAAGAAATGGCTAAAATAGCCGGAATTAGCCTTAGCGAATAA
- a CDS encoding nucleoside recognition domain-containing protein, with protein sequence MLNYIWAGMILLGILVAAFNGRLPEITGAAISGSQDAVAVCINMLGIISMWSGLIKIAEKAGIVDAFTKKLSPFLSYLFPEVPKNSKAIKYISTNIIANILGLGWAATPAGLMAMQELQKLNKQKDRATKAMCMFMIINMSSLQLVTVSVISDRAMYSSVNPSEIIAPGIIVTFASSVVAIIVAKIFERVKDE encoded by the coding sequence ATGCTTAATTATATATGGGCGGGAATGATACTGCTGGGAATACTTGTTGCTGCTTTTAACGGAAGGCTGCCCGAAATAACGGGGGCCGCCATTTCAGGCAGCCAGGACGCAGTTGCCGTATGCATTAATATGCTTGGCATCATATCCATGTGGTCGGGGCTTATAAAAATAGCTGAAAAAGCAGGCATCGTCGATGCCTTTACAAAAAAACTATCGCCCTTTTTAAGCTATCTTTTTCCTGAAGTACCTAAAAACTCCAAAGCCATTAAATACATATCTACAAATATAATAGCCAATATTCTAGGCCTTGGCTGGGCGGCTACACCGGCAGGCCTGATGGCCATGCAGGAGCTTCAGAAGCTGAATAAGCAAAAAGACAGGGCGACAAAAGCTATGTGTATGTTTATGATAATCAATATGAGCTCTCTCCAGCTTGTTACTGTAAGCGTAATAAGCGACAGGGCAATGTACAGTTCCGTAAACCCATCAGAAATCATAGCCCCGGGAATTATTGTAACATTTGCTTCAAGCGTTGTAGCGATAATTGTGGCTAAAATATTTGAAAGGGTGAAGGATGAATGA
- a CDS encoding spore maturation protein: MKILIYMSDLIMPIMFVAIILYGISNKVALYDVFIEGALDGAKTVIKIFPTLIGLMVAVGILRDSGALDLLCGIMAPLTEKIGFPTEAMPLTLMRLVSSAASRGLLLDIFKTYGPDSFTGRFVSIMMSSTETILYTMSIYFMSIKITKTRYTLAGALIANFSAVFMALIITRLLY; the protein is encoded by the coding sequence ATGAAAATATTAATATATATGTCAGATTTAATTATGCCGATTATGTTTGTTGCAATCATACTTTACGGCATATCCAATAAGGTAGCTTTATACGATGTGTTTATTGAAGGGGCATTAGACGGGGCAAAAACCGTTATTAAAATATTTCCCACCCTTATCGGGCTTATGGTTGCCGTGGGAATTTTAAGGGATTCCGGTGCCCTGGACCTCCTTTGCGGCATAATGGCGCCCCTTACGGAAAAAATAGGTTTTCCTACGGAGGCCATGCCTCTTACCCTTATGCGGCTTGTATCGTCGGCGGCATCAAGGGGGCTTCTTCTGGATATTTTTAAAACCTATGGCCCCGATTCTTTTACAGGCCGCTTTGTATCTATTATGATGAGCAGCACCGAAACCATCTTATATACCATGAGCATATACTTTATGAGCATAAAAATAACCAAAACAAGATATACTTTGGCAGGGGCGCTGATAGCCAACTTTTCGGCAGTTTTCATGGCGCTTATCATTACCCGGCTTTTATATTAA
- a CDS encoding DivIVA domain-containing protein, producing MPAFFNTVRNGYNPEEVDKHIQNLESIIESYREKDGAISNAIVNAQIAADNIIKNSELAAREMRKNAVDQLDVIADSIEKQRQIILEFKSEYNLFVEKYVKKINDEEFDQMLKRVEDLDKYFQKLKNDKPVPSAKTEGPKNPA from the coding sequence ATGCCGGCTTTTTTTAATACTGTTAGAAACGGTTACAACCCCGAAGAAGTTGACAAGCATATCCAGAACCTTGAAAGCATCATAGAAAGCTACCGGGAAAAAGACGGAGCCATTTCCAATGCCATCGTAAATGCCCAGATTGCCGCAGATAATATTATAAAAAATTCAGAGCTTGCGGCAAGAGAAATGCGTAAAAACGCCGTAGATCAGCTGGATGTCATCGCAGATTCTATAGAAAAGCAAAGACAGATTATACTGGAATTTAAAAGCGAATACAACCTCTTTGTGGAAAAATACGTTAAGAAGATAAACGACGAAGAATTTGACCAGATGCTTAAGAGGGTAGAAGACCTTGACAAATATTTTCAGAAGCTTAAAAACGATAAGCCCGTCCCAAGTGCAAAAACGGAAGGCCCTAAAAATCCCGCCTAA
- the tadA gene encoding tRNA adenosine(34) deaminase TadA, protein MDYEYFMKEAYKEALSAYELSEVPIGAVIVYEDKIIGRGSNRRNTLKNSLMHAEIMAINEACKYMGDWRLEDTSMFVTVEPCPMCAGAILQARIKTLVFGTRNKKAGSCGSLINILDHDGYNHKTEIIEGIMQEECKALMSSFFKDLRESFKK, encoded by the coding sequence ATGGATTACGAATATTTTATGAAGGAAGCTTATAAAGAGGCCCTTTCTGCCTATGAGCTTTCAGAGGTTCCCATAGGCGCCGTTATTGTATATGAAGATAAAATTATAGGGCGGGGAAGCAATAGGAGAAATACCCTTAAAAATTCCCTTATGCACGCAGAAATTATGGCTATAAATGAAGCCTGCAAATATATGGGGGACTGGCGGCTTGAGGATACTTCAATGTTTGTTACGGTGGAACCCTGCCCCATGTGTGCCGGCGCCATATTACAGGCAAGAATAAAAACCCTTGTTTTCGGCACGAGGAATAAAAAGGCCGGCTCCTGCGGTTCTCTTATTAATATCCTTGACCATGATGGGTATAACCATAAAACGGAAATTATAGAAGGAATCATGCAGGAGGAGTGTAAAGCCCTGATGAGCAGTTTTTTTAAGGACCTTAGAGAAAGCTTTAAAAAGTAA